From the genome of Bombus vancouverensis nearcticus chromosome 4, iyBomVanc1_principal, whole genome shotgun sequence:
AATAGTACTTActatatcgtaaaacgaataACCACTTCCTCTGTGGTACCAATTAAAATACACATCTACAGATTTATTGCGAATGAATCTGTTATCCATTATGCGGGTAAATGTTCCGAGAACTGTTTTACCCTGAATCACTTGGAATAATAGCTTTTAATTTTCTGCTTCAGTGCCTGTCATTATTTATATCGACCTATTTTCTTCGTACATTGTCCCTCCGCGCGTTTCGTGCCGTTAACGAAGCTACCCCGTTTTAATATTTAGACGAGGAAACGCAACGTTCTTTTGTCCTCCTCCAAAATGAAGACGGGATGAAAAATGGaaagttaattattaattacgagGCAAGATATAAAGCAGAGTGTCTAGTATTGCGTAGAGTAGAAAgccaactatatatatatataaacacacatATACTCTAtgcgtacacacgtgtgcttgaAGAATGGATTTTGCGACAATACCGCCTATTCAGTGTTGCCGAAGCAGGTAAATTTATTTTCAAGATTCTACAGACCTTtcgcgtttctcttctctctatTGTAAGTTACCTTTTTGCTCGTTTACTCCCGGAAACAAagtcgattttaaagcacgttAAATGATTCAAAGGCGATAAAGCTCGCGAAAATTGTCAGAATTTTACTTGTTGCTTGAAACAACGTTCCACAGAATGTGCACTTTTCCTTTGCCCATTATAATTTGCCAAGTTCTTTTCAGGAAACATTTACGTGACataatgaataaaagagctatTTAAATAACTTTTATTACGTCTGAAAAATTCTACGCATAAAAGGTATGAAACTTGATTACCTCTACTTTTACAAAATTGTTTTCTTCGTTTGTGTCGTTTCTATTTATTTGACTATCGTAGTGTCAAAAATATGCAACGAAACATACTGTAATTATATTATGAAACAGACATTCAGAtacaaaaatgtttattctagtCAAACCACAAAATCCTAGTAGTCATCCAAACTGGAAAGAAAGAATGACAAGTCGGAAAACGTGTATCTTCTTAGGAAATATAAGCAAAAGGATTTTTTCACAAACGAGAAacgatatttttcgtttctattACAAAGTACTAGTTTCTATTAATTCCATTCAATCGGAATTCTTGGCAATCAATATCGATTGGCGTCCGGATGGGTCGATAATTGTCGAGAAACGGTGCATAGATAGGGGAGAGTTCAAAAAGGAGAAACAATACCACTTACGTCCATCAAGAAAGTAATGGTCGCGTGACTCAGAACACGAAGCATGGGTGTCGCGTGGGCGTAGAACAAGGACATTCGGTTGGCGAGTTCATTTCCAACCACGAGGTCCTTCTCGGCGTTTTCCTGCCGCGCCAGGGATGCTCTGGTCAATGTTCTTCGATAATAACTGAAGTCGTTCTGAATAGCGGGAGTCTTCATCTTGTGTTCATCGAACTTCAAAACAAACTCCAGAATTTCTGCCAGCTGTTTCACCAAAGCCTGCTGAGTCTCGAGATGTTGGGTCGGCGAGAGGTTGCCAGAGCATAGTTCACCCAGGATCTTTGGTACTACCTTTTCTGGAAAATATCAAACCAGTTGCAAGATGAGCCTTACGGTTCCTAAACTCGAACAATTTGttccttctcttcctttttttgctACTTCGTCGGATGGTTAAGAATTCTTTTCTGTTTACTACGCGTGTGCAGAATTATCTATGAATCGGTTGCCATGGTGTTTCAACTGATTTTATtagttaaataaaaaaaagtattacaAAGATAAATTCGCTGACGTCGTTCGTAGACACGGTTCGTTggaataaaattaagaatttattaATGCATAAGGAAACTTCCTTTCCATAAAAAACTGAGATCACCTTGCCTCTTTCTTAAATGATATTCGAAATAAAAGAGGGACACTTagataaacaaaatttttattccaagcTGTAGATTTATTTTTTCACGTGAAATCACTTTTTCGCTGATCGCAAGTTACATGATTGCCTTGTCGTTTCAGCATGAAGCATTCGTCTTTTTACTATTAGCTCTTAATTTACCTGACTAAAATCTTACGTAATAATAAGTTATGCAAAATACTAGTTTCAAACTGCACAAgaagaaatattcaaatttcaagGAATATAAAGGTCAGTAAGCAAAAAATGTCGAAGAAGTTCGTTTTAACTCTTTACCTTATCCTTTTTATTACCGAGTTTCCAGATTTGTTTATGAAAGAAAGATTCTGTCCAGATGATATGCTTCTGGTATTAATAGTTCACGACGTGGCGAACATTTTCACTTCCACTTGAATAACTATTACTACGTTATGCAAAATAAAGGCAATAAATGCCCCTAAAGTTTATAAGCGGTTGCGAGTTTCGCTGGTGCCGATGCAACGATATTGGATTTCCAATCACCGTGTGAACCGGAATATTCAGGCTACATTGAGGCTAAACAACAATCCCTGGCGATTCGTTGCTGAACCAGTATCGACATTTAGGTTCTTACGTTCTTATTTAATTTCAGCGAATGACATCGTAATTGAAActatacaaaaaataaatattcgtttaaaaaCGCGACAGGCCTGTACCACGGATTTTTAAGGAACTGATAGTTTTTGCTTCGGAAAGAATAATGGTCAGTCTTCGAGAGGAAAATTAATCGTGTCATAGGagaatttatttgaataaacTTGCGTTAAGGTACCCTCGCACAGCCAGTAGCCTTGTGGATCCGCAATTTTTCAATTACCCACgataacatatacatatatacggaAATAATTTACCTTTATGCTTACGTAATCTTCTACTTGTTTATCATATAAGATACGACATAAGACACCACTGGCGTTttactattaaatatttattgactattacatatatatatgtatatatatcgtgCTACTTTAAACAATCAATTTTGATAATATCGATAAACGTTCCACTTAATGAAACGAGGTTTTATAAAATGGTCTAAGACGTTTCAAAATATAGGAAATGATTAAAGGAATATGTATATGAGAGATTAACACTCACCAAGTTCCAATGAAAATTCATAGAATCTTTTGAGCTTCGCAACCAGAGGGGCGACAGTCAGATAGGCTTTTCGTTGACATTCCTCCGTGGGCGCCGAAATCGCCTCTCTGATTTCTTTCCCTGCCCCTTTGTAGCACTGAATCTCCTCTAAGATAGATTCTGAATTTTTCAGAACCCTTTGCACCGCTTCAAAGGTCTCCCGCTCTATCTCAGAAGGTTGTGCATCTAAAAAAATTTGATAAGAGCCAACTATTAGTCTTTGAAAACAAGCTTTCTTCACAAACGTCAAACAGTACGATATTGCGCAACGTTCTGCGTTGTCAAATAAAAGTTGGAAAGCATTGTAAACGACAAATTCAACGTGCAAGAACTACGATCGAAAGGAACGTTTCCGCTCGAGTGTGCTTGTCGAACTTACTTTCGAAATCCAAAAAGACATCGTACTTTTGAGGCGTGCAACAGGTAGACTCGTCTCGAGCCAAAAGACTCAAAAGCTTGCCCATCTTCAGTCTGATACTTCTTTTCATTCAGTATTATTTACAAAATGAAAGACATCTGTAACAGATGAAAACACACATATTAAAGTCTCCTTAAATTTAACAactcgttaaaacgaaatatcaCAACCTGCTACTCGCTTTTATCTATCCAACAAATTATTCAGTCTCCTTTTAAACAACTTATCGCGTTTATCCTTACAAAAAAGTTACACGTAGAACTGGAAAAAAATGGTAGAGCTTTGAAATCGGTCTCTAATCAAAGTTTAATCAAACTCTAGTGAGAGTTTCTCCATGATACGAAGTTTATCTAAAGTTGGAATATCACGAAAATCGAGAACACTCTTGGGAAAACTGGTTGATGGGTATATCACGAGGGTAGAAGGACGGTCGAACGAGTGCCAAAACCTATCAAAAACAGTCTGAGTGGAAGAGAGTGTGAGACAGTTGGCCTGGCGTTCCGAGTTTGCGTCGTTACTGCACGGAGTCACAGCGGAATTTGAATTTCTGACTCGATCACTGCGCTGATCCGCGCGTACATGTCGAAGTGTTAATTCCAGACAAACTACGCGTGCttgtacgtacatatatacgtacGTGTAAGTGCACATTAGGCAAGCCGCGTGTCCGTATCGGGAACGCAGAACGAATGAGTTCTGCGAACTCGTCAACGAGGGATGAACCTTCTGTTAATTCCAACTAATAGAGTTAATCTGTATTGACCTTACCTGGAACGACTAAAGATTTGAAGGACTAACGCCTCTCGTGCGTATCAAGGCCAACTTACCACCGTAAGCTTTGATTGATTTTCACCCTCAACTTTTACCCTCGTTGGGTCATAGGTAATATCATGAGATTTCGGAATAAATACTGGTTAGCTTATTTAATCTTAAAACTTTTAAAATTTAGCGTCTCATACCAAACGTTTGCTTGATACTGTAGACagtaatagaattaaaaattagacACATATGTATGGAATGAAATGAGTAAAAGATTGTGTGAAAAATGATATGGAAATCCAAAGGTTGCATTTTTTTgggagaataaaataaaattcgtacaATATAGAAGCTAATAAATAtctgctttccgttaaaatatttataatctttATTGACTACCACCTATCGTGCGAGTATTCGTTAAAAATCTCTAATTTTCATTTCTCTTGTAGAATCTTCTCTGCTCGTTATTCAGGCATTCGgaattaatatacgtattaTGTATTTAAACGCCGTTTATGTTCTTTATCGCGTAAAACACAGAATACTAATTAAAACGTAATGctctaatattaaataaattaatcgaaACTCTCTGGCGATGATGCTACTTGAGGTTAAAAGTATTTACTTTAGAAGCATTTATTTCAAAGGATTCGTTGGTATAGCAGAAAATTTTGCGTTTGTATTCAATTCCTGGACTGAAGATGTTTCAACGTAGAGAAATTAACACCAGTAGAGGCGGAGAAATTTGTTCCGGTGGTAGAAGAGAAACTCGAGTTTTGGATGAAAAGCAATTAGAAACGAAGAGCTAGATAAAGATAAGTTTAAATTACCAGCGAAACTGGTTTGTTAGTTCTCCGTGACATAACAAGAGAACCTTATCAACTTTCCTTGCAAAAGGCAATTAAGTTTCACTCGCGGAATGCAATCGTACTTGAATGATGGAATGAGAAGTTCCTTTATCGTGCAACGTGTAATCAATGATACATGGTAACGATAAAGTCCCTGACAAATGCTGGAAACGCTCGACGAATGCTTGTCACACACGTGAGGGGACAACGATCGAGTTTGCTAGATCTAAAATTGGGCACGGAGAGATTCCAACGTACCGGCGAATGTCTCCGTTATTTTTAGCAGAAAACGGTGTGTCTCGTTAACGAACTTCTCTTGTCACGTTGAGCCGCTTAGATCTACCTAATTAGCCAGCGATCCTTCGCAAGATCAGTTCCCATTCGTTCCTATTAAAACTATTTACATAGAAGCAATCTATCGTAAAGCTATGTATTATCCGTTTCTTCCAACACGGTGCTGGCTCGATCGCGTATCGGATGCAATCCAGGATAACTGCCATAAATGCGATAAATGTTTACGTTGAAAATTCCACCGATGATTCGACGCAGAAGCGTATCCGGGATCGCAAAATGTTATCACAGTAGGGATACGATAATCTCCGTTTTCGTACCATCGTAGGCTAACGAAACGATTCTTGGCCGAACGGAGCGATTCCCTCACGATCAATCGTACAAACAAACCATTCGAACCATCTGACATCGCGTTAACTGAATCACCTCGTGGCACGCGTTCTGGTTAGAATTAAAGCACAAAGAAAAATCTATCctcgaagaaataaaaatatctatacacACAAATGTACGAAcagacaaaaaataataaaatagtcgGAAGAACCGGCAGATTCTCCTGTTCGAAAGCCGAAAAGAGGATGACAACGATTTAGTGACACGAAAGATGATTTTGTTAATATGTGAAAAAGTTTCCTTCAGAAACTCACCGTGAAGAAGAGTCGGCGTGATCGCGCTCGAAAACGCGAATACATGACGCTGACAGGTGCACGTCGAAACCTGGGGATGGTCAACAAGTACGCGTACCGAGTGCAACAACTGTCATTCAACGGACGGCCATGTTGCTGTTCGTAAGGGGTTGCGTTGTGTAGTGGCGCGGTTCGAGCCCTCTCCTTATTTGGTAAACGACAGTGGCGGCGGCACGTTCGCGCGAAAAATCAATGAGGTTAGTTCACCGGTTCATCCTCACGGTGACGCTGCTTACCACTTATTTAGAATCGCAAAGGATTTCGAAATTCTCTGTTGTTCTAATAATCGACAAAATTTGTAGAACtttagaaaaatgttaaatGAAAGAATGATCTTTTAATGGTACATAATCGGTTCGCTGAGAATTTGCGAAGAATTATGTCTTTAGATACAAGTAATTTACAGTAACGGATAGTTTAACATCGACAAAAGCTATTATCGAAGTTCATATATAATCATGGAATTTTTTATCGATATTACGCCAGACTTTTCGTGCTCAGCACATTTGGTAAATAGTTTAAAAGCTGTTATAAATCGGAGCGAATTAATTTAGTTTCAAAATATAGAAAGTTTAAAATTATCGAACATTTCCTGTCTTTTTTCTACCGCGTGTAATTTTACGTCAATATTGTGGAAACTTTAAAAGTTATCTACTACatcttttatctttcattgCTTAATTTGGCGGAACTTACTTAAGCCAGCTTTAATTTTTGATGCGTTTAAAATTACATTACACTGTAGAGTGCAAGCGTATGCGCAAATATGTAGAATTCAGATACGACCTGTGCACGAATAAGCGAAAGAATGCAAAGAGGGTTTACctaataaataaaagaatatgacgatgaataaataaaatttagaagTAATTAAGGCATCGAACATCCTTGTTTTAATCTCCAAAATTATCTCCAAAGCACAGGTTTATTTTTGAATCTTTTCCGACGTTTGTCTAAAGTATCACcacatttttcaaatatacatCGATCGATATATCTTTTCTAGCATTCGATTCTTCCcattaaaattgtaaattgcAAACATGTCGAAATTCCCCGTGCCTTTACTGTCGGATTATCGACGCCGGTACGTTTATAAATACGtacgtttataaaatacgtttatAAATTTAGAAGTCCTCTAGAAGTCGTGCTCAACTCATCTGTGAGGGAGTACGATCCTCATCTTTTTTCATCGTAGACTGTAGACCAACGGATTGCTAGTGACGGTCAAGATGAGACTCAAAAGGGTGAACAATATCTACGTCTCGTCTGACTGACAATGAATATAGCCTGACCGATTTACCAAGAATCAATCGCGTTAATGTTTATACAGCTTTGCCTAGAATTCTCGGGTCAGTACCTTTATGGGTTAACGCTCGTGGGGTAAACGAATGACATTGAGATGGCAAGCCATTTATGAACTACAAGAATATTCGTCTCACTTGTTACTAAACTTCTTTTAGAGAGTTTCCTTGAAAGTTTTGCATTTCTAAGAAATGATTTGTCGATTCGATGATCGTAGAAAAGTTTTAAAAATGTTCCTTTTCACTACTATATCGAACtatatctttaaaatgaaagaataataataaaatataaacatatttttatagaaaaagtagGAATATTACTATCTTTTCTCTTTAACAACGATATAAACGGGAACTCGTATTTAAACAAC
Proteins encoded in this window:
- the LOC117166702 gene encoding CYFIP-related Rac1 interactor B, encoding MKRSIRLKMGKLLSLLARDESTCCTPQKYDVFLDFENAQPSEIERETFEAVQRVLKNSESILEEIQCYKGAGKEIREAISAPTEECQRKAYLTVAPLVAKLKRFYEFSLELEKVVPKILGELCSGNLSPTQHLETQQALVKQLAEILEFVLKFDEHKMKTPAIQNDFSYYRRTLTRASLARQENAEKDLVVGNELANRMSLFYAHATPMLRVLSHATITFLMDNEDVARENITETLGTMAKVCLRMLENPNLLAQFQREETQLFVLRVMVGLVILYDHVHPQGAFVKGSNVDVKGCVKLLKDQPPCKSEGLLNALRYTTKHLNEENTPKNIKNLLAA